Within the Corynebacterium afermentans subsp. lipophilum genome, the region GTGAGCCGGACGAGAAGGGCATGCGCCAGGTCATCCTGACTGTCAACGGCCAGGTTCGCCCGATCACCGTGCGCGACGAGTCAGCTGAGTCCACCGTGGCCGAAGTGGAGAAGGCCGATTCCTCGAACCCGGGCCACGTGGCAGCCCCGTTCGCCGGTGCCGTCACCGTCACCGTCAAGGAGGGCGACGAGGTCAAAGCCGGCGACCCAGTGGCTTCGATCGAGGCGATGAAGATGGAGGCTGCGATCTCCGCCACGAAGGACGGCACGATCGAGCGCGTCGCGTTCACCCAGCCGACCAAGGTGGAAGGCGGCGACCTGGTGGTGGTTATCGCCTAAGCGGGGAGCGTTGTCAGCACCGCGCGGACCGTTGAGCGGCCGCGCGGTGTTTGCTTTGCGGTCCGGGTTTTACGGATCTGCTAGTTGCCCGACCAAGGCTGCGTGGGGGAACTAGCAGATCTGCTACCCGGCGCGGTCGAGCACCGGCGCGGTCGAGCACCGGCGGCACCGGCCTAAGCGGTGAAGTCCTCCACGTCGACGACCATGACGTCGTCTTCGCCCTCGACGTTTGTGAAGCCGAACTTCTCGTAGCGGTGGCGCGCCCGGTCGTTGTCCGGGTCCACCCACAGCGCCACCTTGGGCGCGCCCTGGCGCTTGGCCAGCTCCACCGCGGCCTGCAAAAGCCGCACCGCGAGCCGGTTTCCCGCGTAGCGGTTTTCCACCGCGATGGCGATTTCGGGGATGTTGGGGGCGAGGTTCGCGTGGCCGTCGTCAGGCGATTGCCAGTACCGCAACCACACGCCACCTGCAGGCACATGGAATTGGTCGAATGCGACGATGCCGCTTTCGCGCTCCGGGTCCCACTGGCCCACATACGTCTCGGCGCCGTCGCGCTCGTCGTGGCCGATGTCGCCATCCTCGTCGCCGAAGACGTCGGCGAGGTAATTTAGCCGCCGCAGATAGGTGCGGTCGGACTCCGTGGCCTCGCGCAGTTGGAACTCAGGTGTGTAATCCATGCGCACCACGTTAATCTTTTGCCATGCTTCGACGCATTTGCCTATCGACGTCCACCGCCCTGGCCCTCGCCGCAACCCCGGCATACGCCGTGGCAGCGCCCGTGGTGAACGACGCCCCGCCAACCACCGGGGCTGCGTCGGGCGCCACCCCCGTAGTGGCCCAGGGCGACGTGGTTGACGTTGTGGGCAAAGGCCGCTGCACCATCGCGTTCAACGACCGGGGCCAAAACGTCAGCTACACCGCCGGGCACTGCGGCGAAAAGGGCGACCGCGCCATTGTGGTGGGGAAGGGGTTCCGCGCCTCCGGCACGTTCCACCCGTCGTCGGCGATGAACGCGGACGAGGGCACCGCCAACGACTGGGGCGTGATCCGCTGGGCCGACGGCGTGAAGCTGGGCGAAAACGGCATCACCGGCGACGAGGTGGTGGCGCCGTCGCTGATGCGCTCGGGCGACCCGGTGTGCGTGTACGGCGGCACCAGTAAAAAGACCACCTGCGGCAGCTTCGCAGGCGCCATCGGCAACAACCTCTACTGGGACGGCCCGTCCGGTAAACCCGGCGATTCCGGCGGCCCGGTGTGGGTGGAAGGCAAAGGTTTTCTGTCCATCTACACCGGCGTGAGTCTAGCGGTGGGCAGCAAGGGGGAGGAGGCCCGGCTCAACCGCAGCTCCGTGCCCGCCAACGGCCCGCAGGTGAGCCCCGAAGAGGAAATGGAGCTGCTGGCGGAGGCGAAGCGCATCACCACCCCGGTGGTGCACGAAACGGCGGTGCCCGGAGGCAAGCCGGAGCAGGTCAAAAACGGCGGCAGCTCGGACATGAGCGCGGTGGGAATCACCGCGATCGTGCTCGTCGCCCTCGCCGGGGTGCTGTTCGCGCTGCCGCAAATTGTCGGCGCACTGCCGCCGCAGTACCGCGAGCCCGCGCTGCGGATCATGCAGGGTTGGGGTACCTAGCGGAACGGCTACTTCAGCTCCATCAGCACGGCGCCTTTGTTCACCTGGCCGCCAACCTCGACGGCCAAGCCGGTCACGGCGCCGGCCTTGTGGGCCTTCACCGGGTTTTCCATCTTCATCGCTTCCAGCACGAGTAGCACGTCGCCCTCGGCGACCTCCTGGCCTTCCTCCACGTTGACCTTGATCACGCTGGCCTGCATGGGGGAGGCGACGGCGTCGCCGGAGACGGCTGCCTTGTTCGCGCGGCGCTTCTTCGGCTTGCGCTTGGCCGGGCCTGCCGCGACGAGCTCCTCGGGCAGGGCCACCTCGATGCGGCGGCCGTCGATCTCCACGGCGAAGGTGCGGCGGTCAGGGGCCCCGGTGTCCGCATCCGCGTCCTCGTCGGTCGCCGGGGTGGACGGCAGCTCGCCGTCCCACTCCTCCTCGATCCAGCGGGTGTAGACGCTGAAGCCGTCCTCGTCGCCGACAAACGCCGGGTTGTTCAGCATGGCCTGGTGGAACGGGATCACGGTGGGGAAGCCAGCCACGACGTACTCGCGCAGTGCGCGGCGGGCGCGCTCGATCGCCTCCCGGCGGGTGCGGCCTGTGACGATCAGCTTGGCCAGCATCGAGTCGAACTGGCCGCCCACCACGGAGCCCGCGCGCACGCCGGAATCCACGCGCACGCCGGGGCCTGCCGGTTCGGCGTAGGCGGTGACGGTGCCCGGTGCCGGCATGAAGTTCGCGGCCGCGTCCTCGCCGTTGATGCGGAACTCGATGGCATGGCCGTGGGCGGCGGGGTCGCCGTCGAAAAGCAAAGGCTCCCCGCGGGCGATGCGGAACTGCTCACGCACCAGGTCGATACCGGTGGTGGCCTCGGTGACGGGGTGCTCCACCTGCAGGCGGGTGTTGACCTCCAGGAAGGAGATCAGGCCGTCGGAGCCGACCAGGTACTCCACGGTGCCCGCGCCGAAGTACCCGGCCTCGCGGCAAATGGCTTTGGCGCTGGCGTGGATGCGCTCGCGCTGCTCGTCGGTGAGGAACGGCGCCGGGGCCTCCTCCACGAGCTTTTGAAAACGGCGCTGCAGGGAGCAATCGCGGGTGCCCACGACCACGACGTTGCCGTGCTGATCCGCCAGCACCTGGGCCTCCACGTGGCGGGCCTTATCCAGGTAGCGCTCCACGAAGCACTCGCCACGGCCGAACGCCGCGGTGGCCTCGCGGGTGGCGGACTCGTACAGCTCCGGGATCTCTTCAAGCGTGTAGGCGACTTTCATGCCGCGGCCGCCGCCGCCGAACGCGGCCTTAATTGCCACCGGCAGGCCGTGCTCTTCGGCGAAGGAGACCACCTCGTCCGCGCCGGCAACCGGGTCCTTCGTGCCCGGCGCCATCGGTGCCTGCGCGGCCTCGGCGATGTGGCGGGCGGTGACCTTGTCGCCCAACGCGGCGATCGCCTCGGGGGAGGGCCCGATCCAGGTCAGGCCAGCGTCGATGACCTTCTGCGCGAACTCCGCGTTTTCCGACAGGAAGCCGTAGCCCGGGTGGATCGCGTCTGCACCGGACTTCTCCGCCGCAGCGAGGACTTTGTCCATGTCCAGGTAGCTTTCAGCCGTGCTCGAACCGCCGAGCGCGAAGGCCTCGTCGGCCAGCTGCACAAACGGCGCGTCCGCGTCCGGCTCGGCGTACACGGCGACAGACGCGATGCCCTCGTCCACACACGCGCGGATGACACGCACGGCGATCTCGCCGCGGTTCGCCACCAGCACCTTGGTCACGCTGTTCGGCAGGTCTTTAGTCGCTGCAGTGGTAGGCACGAAGCAATCCCGTCCTTACAATCGGAAAAACAAACCGTTAGAAACGTCGGACAAACGTCGAACCATGTTACAGCGACACCGCGCCGACGCGCTTATTCAGCAGCGTTTTCGGGCGCGCCGCCCTTGACCACCGGCATGCGCACCATGTTGCCCCATTCGGCCCAGGAGCCGTCGTAGAGCGCGACGTTGGTGAAGCCCAGGATGTGCTTGAGCACGTACCACGTGTGCGAGGAGCTCTCGCCGAGCTGGCAGTACACCACCGTCTCGGCGTCCTTGTCGAAGTCGGCGTAGATCGCCTGGATGTCCTCCAGAGAGCGGAAGCGTGCGTTGGGGAACACTGAGCGGCCCCACGGCACGTTCACCGCGCCGGGGATGTGGCCCTGGCGCAGCGACGGTGCGGAGCAGGACTCAGGATTCGGGTCTTCGCCCAGGTAGAGGGGGGCCGGACGGGCGTCGATAAGCTGCGCTGGTGTGCGCTCCAACAACTCCGAAGCAAAGGCGCGGAAGGGCGCATCCTGGCGCTCAACCACCGGGTAGTCCGAGAGCGGGTAGTCCGGCACCACGAAGGAGGTGTCGCGCTCTTCGCCCATCCAGGCGTCGCGCCCGCCGTCGAGAAGCCGCACGTCCGGGTGGCCGAACAGCTCGAACACCCACGCGGTGTAGGCGGCCCACCAGTTGGAGGAGTCGCCGTAGACCACCACAGTGTCGTCGCGGTTGATGCCGCGCGAGCGCATCAGTTCCGCAAATGCCTCGCCGTCGATGAAGTCGCGCACCAGCGGGTCGTTCAAATCCCGCTTCCAGTCAATGCGGACCGCGCCGGGGATGTGGCCGATGTCGTAGAGGAACGCGTCCTCGTCGCTTTCCACGACCTTCAAACCCGGCACGCCCAGGCGGGCGGACAGCCACGCCGCGGAAACGAACTTTTCGGGGTGCGCGTACTGCTGGAACTGCGGGGTGTCGTCGAGCTCGATGCCCATGGCGGCAACCTTTCTTCTCGCTCGTGTGCGGTGTGTAAAACCACCGTCAACGATACAGAAACGAATGCGGGGAGCTTGATGTGTTTGGCCGAGAAATACGGCGGTGTGAACTTGCACACTATCAAATCGCTCGTCCGGTGGAACTCACTGCCGCCGGTTAAAGTCGGAGGTAGGAACACACAGGTTACGGCCCGTTTGTTCTGGGTATCTGACCAGCCCCGGCGGCACCGGCATGTGCGTGGCGCGGGGCGTGAACCATGAAAGGGACCAACCGTGCACAAGGCGATTGTTGTCTTCGAGGTCGAAGGCGGCTCCGACAAGTCCTTCGACGGCCACCGCAAGGACACCATGCCCATCGTTAACGCCATCAAGGAAAAGGGCTGGGACTCCGAGGTCGTCTACTTCCGCCCGGAGTGGGCAGACGACCTGTTCACCTACGTTTCCGAGAACTTCGACGCCTACATCTCCCGCGTGAACCCGGGCAACATCCCGGGCGGCGAGCAGGGCTACTTCGACCTTCTGACCCGCCTGTCCGAGGCCGGCCTGGTGGGCATGTCCACCCCGCAGGAGATGATCTCCTACGGCGCCAAGGACGCCCTGGTCAAGCTGAACAAGACCGACCTTGTGCCGGAAGATACCGCCGCGTACTACGACGTGGAGGAGTTCCACAACACCTTCCCGAAGTCCCTGTCCTACGGCGAGCGCGTGCTCAAGCAGAACCGCGGCTCCACCGGTTCCGGCATCTGGCGCGTGCGTCTTGCCGACGAGTCCCTGGCCGAGTCCGTCGAGCCGGGCACCGCCCTGCCGCTGGACACCAAGCTCAAGTGCACCGAGGCCGTGGACAACCACACCGAGGACCGCGAGCTCGGCGAGTTCATGGACTTCTGCGACCAGTACATCGTCGGCGACAACGGCATGCTCGTGGACATGCGCTTCATGCCGCGCATCGTCGAGGGCGAGATCCGCATCCTGCTGGTCGGCCCGCACCCGGTCTTCGTCGTGCACAAGAAGCCGGCAGAGGGCGGCGACGCGTTCTCCGCGACCCTGTTCTCCGGCGCGAAGTACACCTACCAGAAGCCGGAGGAGTGGCAGGAGCTCGTGGACATGTTCGCTGAGGCCCGCCCGGTCATCGCCGAGAACCTCGGCGGCGACAACATCCCGCTGATCTGGACCGCGGACTTCATGCTCGCCGACGACGACGAGACCGGCGAGGACACCTACGTCCTCGGCGAGATCAACTGCTCCTGCGTCGGCTTCACCTCCGAGCTGGACATGGGCATCCAGGAGATGGTGGCCGACGAGGCCATCAAGCGCGTTGAGGAGAAGCACGCCTAAGGGCGTTTCGCTTATCGACGTCTCAAGCGCCCCACCGCCCCGGCCCGCAGCACGCGGGACCGGGGCGGTTTGTGCGGATCGTCTAGCAGCCACAATGACCTGCTAGACGATCCGTTTCTTATTGGCCCCCATCTCCAACATCACCTGGGGAAACAGGTCGCCGGGTGCGTGATCGTCTAGCAGCATTCGTTGCGGTGCTAGACGGTCCGCCGGTTAGTTGAGCAAGTAGCCGACGGGGTAGTTCCAGCTTTCGTTGAACTTCTCGGTGTCGCCCGCGAAAGCTTCAACGCCGCTGTGGGTTGCGCGGATGTCGGCGGAGTAGTGGTTGGTAAAGCCGTCGGCGGTGTACTGGCCGCGCTCGGACCACTCAATCGTGGCGCCGCCGTTTTCCAGCGGGGTGACCTGGTCGATCCGGCCGAAGAGCTTCACCTCGCTCGCCGGTTCGCCGTTCACGTACAGCGCTAACCCGTCCGCGATCGATGCGGCAGTGCCCTGCGGCCTATCTGCGTTTCCGAGCGAGCCTTTGAAGGTGATCCAGCTCAGCTTGGCGCACGGGTCGTACTGGTTGTCGATGTCTTCGATCCAGTAGTTGTTGTCGGACCCGTTATCTGCCGGCATGCGGCCCGGGGCGGTGCCGGTGGCGTACTGCTGGCGCGGATCGGTGGGCAGGCTGGCGCAGTTGTCGCCCTCGGGTGCTGCTGCGGCAGGAGGGGCGGCCTCGCCGGCCGGCGGCTGCGCGGCAGCCTCGGTGACGGTCTTTTCCTGGATTTTCTCCTGGGTCACCGTCTCCGCCCCGGCGCCGCCGATGGACGCGGTGACAGTGGGCGCCTTCCCGCCGGTATCCGCTGTCGTGTCTTCCGTGGCGCTGCACGACGCAATCGCGAGCGTCGCCGGAACTGCAATGAGTAGCTTGGTCGCTTGGTTGATTCGCGTCATACCTCGTTAGGGTAGGAGCTTTGCCACGCTTTGCGGGTCGGCGTCAGAAAGCATCTGGCGGCAACGGTCGTATTCTGCCTGGTCACCGATAGCCTGTGAGGTTACTGCCAACATCGCAATGGCCTTCAACACGCCCTGATTCGGCTCGTGCGAGGCGGGGACCGGGCCCCAGCCCTTCCAGCCGTTGGCGCGCAGGCGGTCCAGAGAACGGTGGTAGCCGGTGCGGGCGTACGCGTAGGCGATGAGCTTGTCGCCGTCGCTCAGCTCGCGTTCCGCGCGGGCGGCCCAGACGGCGGGGGAGTCGGGGTGGGCGAGCGCGGTGTCGTCGGCAAGCAAATCCTTGCCCGCGGCCGGATCGGCGGGCAGCTCGATGGGCTTCGGGGCGAGCATGTCGTTGATTTCCATGGCCGCCAGGCTACTAGTTTCCTGGGAGCCCGTGCCGGGCCCGGCATTCGCGCATATTGTGGAGCGCGTAACCCGATGTGATCTGCGTCCCACACCGAGGAGCACCAATGGCAAGCCCGCTGTACGTCGCCCAAAGCGGCACCTACGAGGAGTTTCTGGAGGTCTACGACCCGGAAGCGCACGACGCGACGGAGATGCTGTGCGCGGGACTGATCAACCGCGACCCGGAGGCGCGCGAAAAGATCAGCAACGACATGCTGGACCGCGGCGCCGATGCGACGGTGGTGGATTACGGGCAGAACACGTTGACGCTGCTGCTCAGCCACGACCGGCTCGCTGAAGGCGACCCGACACTGGCGCACCGGCTCATCGACGGCGGTGCCGACGTGGACTTCCGAAACAGCGGAGGCGATGTGCCCATTCGGCTAGCAATTCGTATCCGCGTCGACGACGACGAGCAGCGCCGCCCGCTGTACGAGGCATTGTTCGCTGCAAACGTGGACTTGGACGAGCCGTCGAGTGTCCGCAACCCGATAAACACGATCGGGAAGTGGCTGCGCATGAACGTGGACGGACGCCCCGGCAAACTCGATGTCCTGGACGAGTTTCTCAAGGCCCGAGGCTACTAGGAGGTTCCCATGGCAAGCCCGACGTACACGGCGAAGAAGGGCACCTACGAGGAGTTTCTCGAGGTGTTCGACCCAGAGGTGAACGACCCGACGGACATGTTGTTTAACGGGCTCACCAACATGGATCCGGAAACCCGCGCCGCAATCTGCAACGACATGTTGGACCGGGGCGCGGATGCGTCGAGAGTCGAATACGGGCAGAATGCGCTGACTGTGCTGCTAGGCAGGCACCGTCACCTGGGGTCCGGTGATGCGGCGCTTGCGCAGAGGCTTGTCGACGGGGGCGCCGACGTGAACTACCGCGAACGACGTGGATCCCTGGTGGCGCAGCTGGCGGTTGAGATCCGGGTGGACGACGACGAGCAGCGTCGACCGTTGTACGAGGCCCTGTTTGGGTCAGGTGAGCTGGATCTGGACCTGCCATACACCGTGCACGACCCGGTCATGAGCATCGGGGAGTGGATGCGCATGAACACCGACCACCGTCTGGAAAAGCACTACGTCCTCGACGAATTCTTGAAAAGCAGAGGTTACTAGAAGGAGCACTTATGGCAAGCCCGCTTTACGTCGCCCAAAACGGCACCTACGAGGAGTTTTTGGAAGTCTACGGCCCGGAAGCGAACGACGCGACGGAGATGCTGTGCGCGGGACTGATCAACCGCGATCCGGAGGCACGTGCCCAGATCAGCAACGACATGCTGGACCGCGGCGCCGATGCGACGGTGGTGGATTACGGACAGAACACGCTGACGCTGCTGCTCAGCCACGACGATCTCGGCGACGGCGACCCGGCCCTCGTGCAGCGGCTTGTCGAAGCCGGCGCCGACGTGAACTTCCGCGAAAGCCACGGGGACACACCGATCAAGCTCGCGGTGAAGATCGGAGCGGAAAGTGACGAGCAGCGCCGTCCCATCTACGAAGCGCTGTTTAGCAAGGACGTGGACTTGGACGAGCCGTCGAGTGTCCGCAACCCCAAGAACAAGATCGGCGAGTGGCTGCGCATGTGCGTGGACCACCAGCCGGAGGGGCTCAAGGTCCTCGACGAGTTCCTCACCGCCCGCGGATTCTAGGGGCGAAAAGGCCAGCCCCTCACTCCCAGAGGTCGGAAGCGTTCAGCCCGAAGCGGTACAGGCAGCGGCGCAGCAGTGGCATGGACAGGCCAATCACGCTGGTGGGGTCGCCGTCGATGGAGTCGATGAACCAGCTGCCCAGCGCCTCCAGGGTGAATGCGCCGGCGCACTCAAGCGGCTGGCCCGATTCGGCGTAGGCCTGGATGTCGGCGTCGGAGACGTCGCCGAAGCGGATGGTGGTGGCAACGGTGTCCACCACCCATTCGCCACCGAACCACACCGCGTGGCCCGTGAGCAGCTGC harbors:
- a CDS encoding GNAT family N-acetyltransferase, which encodes MDYTPEFQLREATESDRTYLRRLNYLADVFGDEDGDIGHDERDGAETYVGQWDPERESGIVAFDQFHVPAGGVWLRYWQSPDDGHANLAPNIPEIAIAVENRYAGNRLAVRLLQAAVELAKRQGAPKVALWVDPDNDRARHRYEKFGFTNVEGEDDVMVVDVEDFTA
- a CDS encoding acetyl-CoA carboxylase biotin carboxylase subunit codes for the protein MPTTAATKDLPNSVTKVLVANRGEIAVRVIRACVDEGIASVAVYAEPDADAPFVQLADEAFALGGSSTAESYLDMDKVLAAAEKSGADAIHPGYGFLSENAEFAQKVIDAGLTWIGPSPEAIAALGDKVTARHIAEAAQAPMAPGTKDPVAGADEVVSFAEEHGLPVAIKAAFGGGGRGMKVAYTLEEIPELYESATREATAAFGRGECFVERYLDKARHVEAQVLADQHGNVVVVGTRDCSLQRRFQKLVEEAPAPFLTDEQRERIHASAKAICREAGYFGAGTVEYLVGSDGLISFLEVNTRLQVEHPVTEATTGIDLVREQFRIARGEPLLFDGDPAAHGHAIEFRINGEDAAANFMPAPGTVTAYAEPAGPGVRVDSGVRAGSVVGGQFDSMLAKLIVTGRTRREAIERARRALREYVVAGFPTVIPFHQAMLNNPAFVGDEDGFSVYTRWIEEEWDGELPSTPATDEDADADTGAPDRRTFAVEIDGRRIEVALPEELVAAGPAKRKPKKRRANKAAVSGDAVASPMQASVIKVNVEEGQEVAEGDVLLVLEAMKMENPVKAHKAGAVTGLAVEVGGQVNKGAVLMELK
- a CDS encoding sulfurtransferase: MGIELDDTPQFQQYAHPEKFVSAAWLSARLGVPGLKVVESDEDAFLYDIGHIPGAVRIDWKRDLNDPLVRDFIDGEAFAELMRSRGINRDDTVVVYGDSSNWWAAYTAWVFELFGHPDVRLLDGGRDAWMGEERDTSFVVPDYPLSDYPVVERQDAPFRAFASELLERTPAQLIDARPAPLYLGEDPNPESCSAPSLRQGHIPGAVNVPWGRSVFPNARFRSLEDIQAIYADFDKDAETVVYCQLGESSSHTWYVLKHILGFTNVALYDGSWAEWGNMVRMPVVKGGAPENAAE
- a CDS encoding Cj0069 family protein codes for the protein MHKAIVVFEVEGGSDKSFDGHRKDTMPIVNAIKEKGWDSEVVYFRPEWADDLFTYVSENFDAYISRVNPGNIPGGEQGYFDLLTRLSEAGLVGMSTPQEMISYGAKDALVKLNKTDLVPEDTAAYYDVEEFHNTFPKSLSYGERVLKQNRGSTGSGIWRVRLADESLAESVEPGTALPLDTKLKCTEAVDNHTEDRELGEFMDFCDQYIVGDNGMLVDMRFMPRIVEGEIRILLVGPHPVFVVHKKPAEGGDAFSATLFSGAKYTYQKPEEWQELVDMFAEARPVIAENLGGDNIPLIWTADFMLADDDETGEDTYVLGEINCSCVGFTSELDMGIQEMVADEAIKRVEEKHA
- a CDS encoding DUF3151 domain-containing protein; translation: MEINDMLAPKPIELPADPAAGKDLLADDTALAHPDSPAVWAARAERELSDGDKLIAYAYARTGYHRSLDRLRANGWKGWGPVPASHEPNQGVLKAIAMLAVTSQAIGDQAEYDRCRQMLSDADPQSVAKLLP